The Setaria viridis chromosome 6, Setaria_viridis_v4.0, whole genome shotgun sequence genome contains a region encoding:
- the LOC117860616 gene encoding glycerophosphodiester phosphodiesterase GDPDL3, producing MRRGRGHGGGGVSASLAALLCCGCVMVLAGAAAAQGPRFPSAYKTLRGDAPRVVAKGGFSGVFPDSSSDAYSFALIASAPGTTLWCDVQLTKDGVGVCLRDINMNNCTNVAHTYQARKRTYVIDGVRKNGWFALDFTKDELQSVFLTQAIWSRTDRFDSVGYSILSVTDLLSIVKQPSVWLNVQHDTFYKEHGLNMRNYILSIQKRVSVDYISSPELGFLQNISGTVRRKTKLVFSFLDKSLLDHSINRTYGSLLSNLTLIKSIASGIMVPKTYIWPVTKDNYLQPSTSIVAEAHKAGLEIYASDFANDRIIPYNYSYDPLAEYLNFISDGGFSVDGVLSEHPITASEAIGCFANLNSSKTGHGEPLVISHNGASGDYPDCTDLAYHSAINNGADVIDCPVQVTSDGVLMCMSSINLLDTTNVQGTTFSSLSSVVPEIQATAGIFTFNLTWDDINSSTLKPKISSPVSDYYLVRNPRYTNQGKFLNLSDFLAIGMDKDLSGVMIIIENAAFVAKSLGIDIVDSVNAALSAAGYDNQTTKQVLIQSKDSAVLVKLKQQKTKCKLVYTLPLGIGDASTSSLEAMKKFADAVVVDRKSVFTLSQAFAIRQNSLVKDLQSAGLAVYAQVFRNEFVSQPLDFFADETVEINYYVQSFNLSGIITDFPKTVRRYKKNTCTGLGNDMPNYMQRIDVGSLYQLLQPFKAQPPSVPPMPTLNASSVEEAPLPPVASRNGPGGSSSGAETPGAPPSASHKATVSTGVLFVMVFTALLI from the exons ATGAGGAGGGGTAGAGgacatggaggaggaggggtatCCGCGTCCCTCGCCGCGCTGCTGTGCTGCGGCTGCGTCATGGTCCTCGCCGGCGCAGCCGCCGCGCAGGGGCCCCGGTTTCCCTCCGCGTACAAAACCCTAAGAG GTGATGCTCCACGAGTTGTGGCCAAAGGCGGGTTCTCAGGAGTGTTTCCCGACTCCAGCTCAGATGCCTACTCCTTTGCGTTGATCGCCAGCGCACCCGGTACAACTCTGTGGTGTGACGTCCAGCTGACAAAGGATGGCGTTGGAGTCTGCCTTCGGGACATAAACATGAATAATTGCACCAACGTCGCCCACACTTACCAGGCGAGAAAGCGGACCTATGTCATCGATGGCGTGCGGAAAAATGGATGGTTTGCTCTGGACTTTACCAAGGATGAGCTTCAGTCTGTTTTTT TAACACAAGCAATTTGGTCTCGCACCGACAGATTCGATTCTGTTGGATATTCTATCCTCTCTGTCACAGACTTGCTGTCCATTGTCAAGCAGCCTTCTGTTTGGTTGAATGTTCAG CATGACACCTTCTACAAAGAACATGGTTTGAACATGAGGAACTACATACTTTCCATCCAAAAGCGTGTATCTGTGGATTATATCTCGTCACCTGAACTTGGCTTCCTCCAAAATATATCTGGAACAGTTCGTCGCAAAACAAAGCTTGTGTTTAGCTTTCTTGATAAATCCCTCTTGGATCATTCTATAAACCGAACATATGGTTCACTTTTGAGTAACCTAACGCTTATTAAGTCTATTGCATCTGGCATAATGGTCCCGAAGACATACATTTGGCCAGTGACAAAGGATAACTATCTACAGCCGTCCACATCAATTGTCGCCGAAGCCCACAAAGCAGGGCTGGAAATATATGCCTCTGATTTTGCAAATGATAGAATTATTCCCTATAACTACAGTTATGATCCATTGGCAGAATACCTAAACTTTATCAGCGATGGTGGCTTCTCTGTTGATGGTGTATTGTCAGAACACCCTATTACTGCATCAGAGGCTATTG GTTGCTTCGCTAATCTGAATTCAAGTAAGACTGGTCATG GGGAACCCTTAGTTATCTCGCATAATGGTGCTAGTGGAGATTATCCAGACTGTACGGACCTGGCCTACCATAGTGCAATTAATAATGGCGCAGATGTCATTGATTGTCCTGTTCAAGTGACAAGTGATGGAGTTCTTATGTGCATGAGTTCCATTAACCTGCTTGATACCACGAATGTGCAGGGAACAACTTTCAGCTCTCTTAGTTCTGTTGTTCCAGAAATTCAGGCTACAGCAGGAATCTTCACATTCAACCTTACTTGGGATGACATTAATAGTAGCACCTTAAAAC CCAAAATATCTTCCCCAGTGAGTGATTATTATCTTGTAAGGAACCCAAGGTACACAAATCAAGGGAAGTTTCTGAACTTATCTGACTTTCTAGCAATTGGAATGGATAAGGATTTGTCTGGTGTCATGATCATCATTGAG AATGCTGCATTTGTGGCAAAGTCATTAGGAATTGACATAGTTGATTCTGTAAATGCTGCCTTAAGTGCTGCTGGCTATGATAATCAGACTACCAAGCAAGTTCTGATCCAGTCGAAAGATAGTGCTGTTCTTGTCAAACTGAAGCAGCAGAAAACAAAATGCAAGCTTGTTTACACTCTCCCCTTAGGCATTGGGGATGCTTCTACTTCCTCATTAGAAGCCATGAAGAAGTTTGCTGATGCTGTAGTTGTTGATAGGAAATCTGTTTTTACCTTAAGTCAAGCTTTTGCGATCCGACAGAACAGTCTTGTGAAAGATCTACAGTCAGCAGGGCTAGCTGTGTACGCACAGGTGTTCCGGAATGAGTTTGTATCACAACCGTTGGACTTCTTTGCAGATGAAACTGTTGAGATCAATTACTATGTTCAATCATTTAATCTGTCAGGCATCATAACTGACTTCCCGAAGACAGTCAGAAGATACAAAA AAAACACCTGTACAGGTTTGGGAAATGACATGCCCAACTACATGCAGCGCATTGACGTTGGCTCCCTTTACCAGTTACTTCAACCCTTCAAAGCCCAGCCGCCATCTGTGCCGCCAATGCCGACACTGAATGCTTCAAGCGTGGAGGAGGCACCGCTTCCTCCTGTTGCGTCAAGAAATGGGCCCGGTGGTTCCTCAAGTGGCGCCGAAACTCCTGGTGCGCCTCCTTCTGCTTCTCACAAGGCTACTGTAAGTACTGGCGTGCTGTTTGTAATGGTTTTCACAGCTCTGTTGATCTGA
- the LOC117860615 gene encoding E3 ubiquitin-protein ligase UPL5, with translation MATPGAAASEPDHGAPPTAAVQLLLRNIDSRTTVIRARREDTVGSVLDRLGNGVPPRGGELRAVHAGRELPRGATVGELGLPWDATIHVSYRLLSTPHADAWRLASEITAAARVAATATGGQQQPHEAAPLEKLVRRFLDSAGAAQQRRSHSALGPVADHLDIFLRSGAPGVLVQLYHSNDEHRRAVAERAIRCFLCPDAPSGKGIVRAWTAPVLLEFCGSIATGARTGDSLYTALRSMLATVLSDPEWTPERWHGVSWRRVAEQLTRLAGEMAKGIIQEIATAYRSCWSRPAAATRNLVEFKAFWSVLRRQVLELDDDRIQPWRKLLSQILEYLLRSVKDCMARFEMSLPPPPPPPGHRHTSSSSALPKWTASLHSVWAVLAELDDWPDLHHAMRATLAAHARAVTALVLSAGSEFSENIRWITRHRDLLEFEARRHLAMAMLLELVRGTDAPPPYELLVDRARLLPDSFGYIVHATPQELRAAMSVAFKHEQATGPGVLREWFCLVCQALFNPRVVLFSACPHDRRRFFINPTSVVDPLHLEYFEFAGRMIALALRHKIHVGVYFDRTLFLQLAGRPITLEDIADTDPSLHASCKKILEMDPGLVDSNTLELTFVREDEVLGSRTVTELFPGGKDIAVTSENRCKYIDLLIQDRFVNCTRRQLAYFAAGFRTMFDKWKPWTEFFASLDNEDFDQMLGGSKGTIDVNQWRAHTDYRGYKEKDRQIKWFWKAVENMTVEQQGRLLFFWTSVKCLPSDGFWGLGCRLFIYRASSSRDHLPTSQTCFYHLHLPAYTSSSMMQSRLRVIVQEHVSSGFGAS, from the exons ATGGCtacgcccggcgccgccgcgtcggagCCCGATCACGGCgccccgcccaccgccgccgtccagctCCTGCTTCGCAACATCGACTCCCGGACCACCGTGATCCGGGCGCGGCGGGAGGACACCGTGGGCTCGGTCCTCGACCGCCTCGGCAACGGCGTCCCCCCGCGCGGGGGCGAGCTGCGCGCCGTCCACGCCGGCCGGGAGCTCCCGCGCGGGGCGACGGTCGGGGAGCTCGGCCTCCCCTGGGACGCCACGATCCACGTCTCCTACCGGCTCCTCTCCACCCCGCACGCCGACGCGTGGCGCCTCGCGTCCGAGATCACCGCCGCGGCCAGggtcgccgccaccgcgacgggcggccagcagcagccgcacgAGGCCGCGCCCCTCGAGAAGCTCGTCAGGAGGTTCCTCGAttcggccggcgccgcccaaCAGAGGAGATCGCACAGCGCCCTGGGGCCCGTCGCCGACCACCTGGACATCTTCCTCCGCAGCGGCGCCCCCGGCGTGCTCGTCCAGCTCTACCACTCCAACGACGAGCACCGCCGCGCCGTAGCCGAGCGCGCCATCCGGTGCTTCCTGTGCCCCGACGCCCCGTCGGGGAAGGGCATTGTCAGGGCGTGGACGGCGCCGGTGCTCTTGGAGTTCTGCGGGTCCATCGCCACCGGTGCGCGCACGGGCGACTCGCTCTACACTGCCTTGCGAAGCATGCTCGCGACGGTGCTCTCCGACCCCGAGTGGACGCCGGAGCGCTGGCACGGCGTGTCgtggcggcgggtggccgagCAGTTGACCCGGCTTGCTGGGGAGATGGCGAAAGGTATTATCCAAGAGATCGCCACGGCGTACAGGAGCTGCTGGAGCCGCCCAGCGGCAGCTACGAGGAACTTGGTCGAGTTCAAGGCATTCTGGTCCGTGCTGCGCCGCCAGGTGCTTGAGCTGGACGACGACCGCATTCAGCCTTGGAGAAAGCTTCTGAGCCAGATACTGGAATACCTGCTGAGGAGCGTTAAAGACTGCATGGCCAGGTTCGAGAtgagcttgccgccgccgccgccgccgccggggcacaGGCATACCTCGTCGTCGAGCGCGCTGCCCAAGTGGACGGCCTCGCTGCACAGCGTTTGGGCCGTCCTAGCCGAGCTGGACGACTGGCCGGATCTCCACCACGCTATGCGAGCCACGCTGGCGGCGCACGCGAGAGCAGTCACCGCGCTCGTGCTGAGCGCCGGGAGCGAGTTCAGCGAGAACATCCGCTGGATCACCAGGCACAGAGACCTCCTCGAGTTCGAGGCACGGAGGCACCTTGCCATGGCAATGCTGCTGGAACTCGTCAGGGGtaccgacgcgccgccgccctacGAACTGCTTGTCGATCGGGCGCGGCTGCTGCCGGACTCGTTCGGGTACATTGTTCATGCGACGCCCCAGGAGCTACGCGCTGCCATGTCTGTGGCGTTCAAGCACGAGCAAGCCACCGGTCCCGGCGTGCTAAGGGAGTGGTTCTGCTTGGTGTGTCAGGCGCTGTTCAACCCACGCGTTGTTCTCTTCTCAGCGTGTCCACATGACAGGAGAAGGTTTTTCATCAATCCAA CATCTGTTGTGGATCCACTGCACCTGGAGTACTTTGAATTTGCAGGGCGGATGATTGCATTGGCCTTGAGGCACAAAATACATGTGGGAGTATACTTTGACCGGACATTATTCTTGCAATTAGCTGGGAGACCTATTACACTGGAAGATATTGCGGACACAGATCCATCCCTGCATGCAAGCTGCAAAAAGATCCTAGAAATGGATCCGGGTCTTGTGGATTCAAACACATTGGAACTAACATTTGTTCGAGAAGATGAGGTGTTGGGGTCTAGGACAGTCACCGAGCTCTTCCCTGGAGGGAAAGATATTGCTGTTACTAGTGAGAATAGATGCAAGTACATCGATCTGCTGATTCAAGATAGGTTCGTGAACTGCACCAGACGTCAACTAGCTTATTTTGCTGCAGGATTTCGTACTATGTTCGACAAATGGAAACCCTGGACAGAGTTCTTTGCGAGTTTGGATAATGAAGATTTTGATCAGATGTTGGGTGGTAGCAAGGGCACTATAGATGTGAACCAGTGGAGAGCTCATACTGACTACCGTGGATACAAAGAAAAAGATCGCCAAATCAAATGGTTCTGGAAG GCCGTGGAAAACATGACGGTCGAACAGCAGGGGAGGCTACTCTTCTTCTGGACCTCAGTGAAATGTTTGCCGTCAGATGGTTTCTGGGGACTGGGGTGCAGGCTGTTCATATACAGGGCCTCCAGCTCCCGCGACCATCTCCCCACTTCGCAAACCTGCTTCTACCACCTCCATCTGCCAGCTTACACTTCATCCAGCATGATGCAAAGCCGGCTGCGTGTGATCGTTCAGGAACATGTGAGCAGCGGCTTTGGTGCGTCATAG
- the LOC117861929 gene encoding uncharacterized protein — MRLRVHLGLFWGFWAPSAGATCASEIAAEASLAAAGQQDAAASLEKVVARFLDFDRAANAYSGGSWDFDDHLDVFLRSGAPVLLVQLYLSSDEACRGGAERAIRCFLPTVKAWTAPLLLDFCGSFAGGARVDDPLYTGFRSLLATALSDPNRTTERWRDVPRRRVAEHLTRLAGDMANVLIEEIAGDEQVLSHTSAMKNLAEFKIFWSVLRAQVLEDDDAGTPRRPTRRVRWRPLLRSVNDWMAMFETSLLLLRQQHGSSSSAVPKWTASLHSVVWAVLAELDAWPDIHEMVGDTLEVHATAVGARDGGHCACAERREGAEPEHPLDHQAQGRFSSSRRGGTWPWRCCRNPSPAETRHRRTRCSSFEVALRLIRVHCSRDARGSSRCGSGSGVQARASRRPWRGERVVLLGVPGPVQPLPCSLLTVSA; from the exons ATGCGGTTGCGTGTTCACTTGGGGCTGTTTTGGGGGTTTTG GGCGCCGTCCGCAGGGGCGACCTGCGCGTCCGAGATCGCCGCCGAGGCCAGTCTCGCCGCGGCTGGTCAGCAGGACGCCGCCGCGTCCCTGGAGAAGGTCGTCGCGAGGTTTCTTGATTTCGACCGAGCCGCCAATGCGTACTCTGGCGGCTCGTGGGATTTCGACGACCACCTGGACGTCTTCCTCCGCAGCGGCGCCCCTGTCCTGCTCGTCCAGCTCTACCTCTCCAGCGACGAGGCGTGCCGCGGCGGAGCCGAGCGCGCCATCCGATGCTTCCTGCCCACCGTCAAGGCGTGGACGGCGCCCTTGCTCTTGGATTTCTGCGGGtccttcgccggcggcgcgcgtgtGGACGACCCGCTCTACACTGGCTTTCGGAGCCTGCTTGCAACGGCGCTCTCCGACCCCAACCGGACCACGGAGCGCTGGCGCGACGTGCCGCGACGGCGGGTCGCCGAGCACTTGACCCGGCTTGCTGGGGATATGGCGAACGTTCTTATTGAAGagatcgccggcgacgagcaggtGCTGTCCCACACGTCGGCTATGAAGAACTTGGCCGAGTTCAAGATCTTCTGGTCCGTGCTCCGCGCGCAGGTGCTTGAGGATGATGATGCCGGCACGCCGCGTCGCCCGACGAGGAGGGTACGGTGGCGACCCCTGCTGAGGAGCGTCAACGATTGGATGGCTATGTTCGAGACGAGCTTGTTGCTGCTGCGCCAGCAGCACGGCTCGTCGTCGAGCGCGGTGCCCAAGTGGACAGCCTCGCTGCACAGCGTTGTTTGGGCCGTCCTGGCCGAGCTGGACGCGTGGCCGGATATCCACGAAATGGTCGGAGACACGTTGGAGGTGCACGCGACGGCGGTCGGTGCACGCGACGGCGGTCACTGCGCTTGTGCTGAGCGCCGGGAGGGAGCTGAGCCAGAACATCCGCTGGATCACCAGGCACAGGGACGTTTCTCGAGTTCGAGGCGCGGAGGCACCTGGCCATGGCGATGCTGCCGGAATCCGTCGCCGGCAGAgacgcgccaccgccgcacgaGATGCTCATCGTTCGAGGTTGCTCTCCGACTCATTCGGGTACATTGCTCTCGCGACGCCCGGGGCTCTTCGCGCTGCGGCTCTGGTAGTGGCGTTCAAGCACGAGCAAGCCGCCGGCCCTGGCGTGGTGAGAGAGTGGTTTTGCTTGGTGTGCCAGGCCCTGTTCAACCCTTGCCTTGTTCTCTTCTCACCGTGTCCGCATGA